TGTTTTGTGAGAatagatatatatttcttttataagacTGTTGAGTTTCTTTATTTAGTCCAATACAATTGTACTAACTGATTTTTAAGAAGTTAAAAGGAGGGATTTGTTTGACTAACAGAAATAAAACCTTAAAGCACTATAGAAGcatcaatatattatttacaatcttCTAGTTAGATGGCAGTGTACAGCAGTAGGTTAATCAACTCTGTTGATAAAACCTCGAACGTATATTATATTCAGAATTACACCTTAAACGCAGAAGTAATCGAAGACATATGCaaattaattaagtaaaaaaagtGTCAAAGACAGCCTAAAAATGTACTGAATATTATTTCTTCTTAGATAACTGCGCATGTGTTTTATAAATCtactaataaagaaaattacttatttatatcgttatatatttaaatattaaattgcaTTTCAAGTCTAAGTCAATAGTCTTGACTTGTGTTACTACAAGTCATTTTagcaacattgttttattttacagcttattgaattatttgattattttttgttaattacacCAAATTACACAGctctgtttttaaaaaaaatcagaaaacatTTCTTGCCTTGACATCTGCACCTCGTGAATTCACAAATAACGCAGTTTGTCAAGGTTTTTAGCTTGTAATagttttaagtaaattattataatatatttcatacatattaGAAAGCGATCTTAATGCTTAGAAATATCCCAAGTCTTCCGATCTACGTTTGTGTTCTAACAACACGCACACaattgtgaatatatatatatatatataaacaagtttttaaaagatCTATAAAAGCTCAGCAGATACTAAATAAGCAATGTCTTACTAATTTGGTTTTATAGTAGATATTTTTCTGTTGAACTTTTTATTCACCAGCATATTCAGGCATAAATATCCTATTATCCATTTGTTGTTCTTTGCCTCGTAACTATCTATTAAGGCGACATATTACAGTGACATAAACAGAGATGGAATAGTCACTCTTTATAATTTGATTAACTAGAAACTTTGATTATAATATATGATTCAGTTATATAAGATGATAGGTGATTGTTTGAAATCCGACCAAACCTAGACGAGAAAAGaacctgtttatttttgttcttaagaTATGTATAGAGTCACACTGCCACGTTATCAGATTCTCAAACGTTATGCTTTCTGGAAACTCTTTTTAGGTACACTTCAAACAAGCACAAACTATCGCTGGCCACACTTCATTCGTGCACAAACAAATCCTGAGTAGACTCCAGACGAGCACAAACAGTTTCTGGACACACTTCAGACGAACACAAGCAATTTCTGGGCACACTTCACATTAGTACAAACAGCATATGAGCGcactttacacaaatataaatgcTTCTAAGCACAGTTTAGACGAGCACAAATAGTTGCTGGGCACGTTTCAAGTTAGCGCAAGCAGATTTGGGGAATGTTTCATACGAGTAGACTAAGACGAGTACAAAGAGTTCAGGCGAGCGTAAGCAGTTGCTTTGCAAATTGCAAGCGAGCTCAACAATTCTAGGTAAACTTCAAAGAAGGAAAATAAACAAACCCTTTCTGTGCTAACTTgagataaacacaaacagtttgggGACGTACACTAaacatattgttatacatttgctGTTGCTGACAAAGAACCGCAGTGACTAGTATTTCAGATCTTAAGGAAAAATCAGTTTCTTAGCATTTTCCCAATAATTTCCACAATTTCTCGACCTTCTCCTTATAAaatctaatatttaataaacatgttcTTACAAAATAACCACATTTGATGGGCATATTCTTAGTAAAAGCCTATACTTTATGTGGTATCGCTTTACTAATATTCGAATTTTCTTGACCTACTCTTGGTAAATGGAAACACTTGTTAGAAATGTTCTCAACAAAGCAACACTTCTTCTGGTCATTCTCATTGTAAAAGCCAACACTTGTGCAATTTCctctgaaataataatatttcccAGGCACactcttttaaaaataacacacattTTCTGGACATAATATACTAAAATTTATACACGCTAGACATGTTCTTTACTAAGAGCCAGATTTTCTGAAAATCTTGTAAAAGTCCGCACACTACAAAGAACCATGTTTTCTGGAGATAAGCCTCTGTAAAGACAAACTAAATACATATTGGGCATGTTACTTATGAGGAACCACGTTTCATGGACGTTCTTTTGATACAAACCTACTCCACTTTGTCAAGCTCATAACAACAAACTCAAGTTATTTCTAAGAATactcgaaaaacaaacaaacatacctgtTAGGCTCGTTCTTAATACTGCTCCGCCCCTTCTGTACATATTGCcaatacataacaaaataatcaaatgCAAATAACAACAGCACTTGCTATGAATGGAtcatacaaaaactaaaataaagattacaACACAaccatatttttcaaaataaatcccAAAAAGCTTCCAAATATTCTTAGAATTTTCTTGGTAAAGAACTCCATTTTCCAGGCATAGTTTTGAAATACATATGTGCATATCTTTATCGGACTCTTACTATGAAAAAGTCTCATTATACATTGTAGACAAATAATTGCACATATATTTCATTAACATGCTTTGAGAAAATGTAATTTCCGATTTATTGTTCGTCTGTTACACTTGTAAGGCTTTTGAATTTGTTGAAAAACGTTTTAAACGGGGCTTTTATTTGTAGAACGTATAATCTGTTCGGTTCACACGTCAGGTTTTCTATAATGACCATTTAATCCATTACACAAGAGTTTCGATCTAGCGAGCGTTACAGGGTTTATATATGTCTACTTAAgtcttatttttctttcatttttttattatacagaaatataataaagCATTTTCTTTCAAGGTCCCAATAACTACTACTGTTCATCTTAGGTAATCTTAGGAGAATTGTGTTTTTAGTACcacaaaaattttcgtttctctGAGTCGAATAATATTTTAGGGTAGAAAGAACTGCCATAAACACAAATCAAACCAGTGTTATGTACTTTActaaaattaagatttatttgaACGTTTTGTTCACCAACTGATTTGCATGACAAAATTCAAAATTGGGAggattatgaaatgtattttCCCGAACAACTTGGTTACATATATTCAAACTGTTTTGGTTAAAGTGGGTTCTGAGTTCTTGGTTAATAGTACACATCTTAATACTTGGGTGCGCAATAAATCAAACAACGCATCCCTACATATGAAACACGgataaatataaaagttgtgcTATAGCTCAGATATGATCAAGTTTTATAATGACATTAGGCTATGACTTCTAAATAAGATTAAATCCGACATCGTGTTGATGTATAAGTATTTCGTatgcattttaatttaaatatcattcTAAGATACTCTGGAACGCgtttgtatacatttaaaaactgtttacatttCGGAAAGATAGATGCACTAacagtaaactaaatatatagatattacaaatgttttttcttcaaataGTGAATAAACGTGAGCTAACACTCCCAATAGTTTAGTGCTTATAAATCCTCTAATACAACCTAGATCTTGTGACGCAAAGTAACTATAACCCtcatattttcttaaaaaataaattaggcaTTTTAGGCGTCACACACTTTACTTCTTCCTCAAATACTCTTCAGCTTGTATATTTCTTACGTCGTTAATTTGTCTACACATTTAGGCACCACAAGTGCCCTCTTCAGGAGCAAAAGTAAAATAGTAAAGTTATTTTTTAGATTTATCAGAAGATTCCATGGATAGAAAATATTTGTCTTAAAATTATCAAGGGCATCTTAAGTTATCAATCAATGTTTGCTCCAGATACTTTTAGCTAAAACCACTCCTTTCTGATGAGAAAATGTCCGTAATTGGAAGCAAAGGTCATGAATAATTTTATAGTATCCTAAGGGCCCTAGCCCAAAAATGATTCTGATTTGTTGTAAAATTTAGTGTTTAGTAGCTGTATTGAAGAATATCAGCTATCTGATAAAAATATGTTCACACAGAATAATACACTCTGAGAGTAGTAGAGAATTCGTTAATAAAACAAACGTTCAAGTTTATCTAATTATTGTTCGTTCAATCATTCAATTAGAAATTTGGGGATTGTCCCTATACTAAACTTCAGCACAACACCAAGACCAATATTATATACTTTTTCTTTATACTCATTGAGGCTCTACAAGTGATTCCAGTTGCAATTTTTTATGtttctcgtgttttttttttttacattctacaCTCGAATCTAGATGCTCTAAACCCCGGAAAAGTCAAAACTTCTACAAATTAGTGCATATGTCTGTACTCTGGTTATGAGCATTTACCCCAATATCCTCCAGGAGCCGCTCGCTTTGCAGATGGCATTGTCTGGTTGCTGTATTGTCCTCCATGGCACGCCCCTGCATGACAAGAATGCCACGAAGAAGATGGTGCTGATGGCATTGCTGTAGGCATAGATGCCATCTCCACATCTCCACCACCTTCGTCTTGAGCCTTTAGTTGGCTCGAGTAAAATTCCCACAGCTTGCCGACGACCACAGTTGCCATGGCGCTGCCTTGATTGTGCTCCACTAGGCGTAGCACGAAGGTGCCATCCCAGCCTAAATAGCTTGAAGAGATCTTTTTGGAGGCACGCGCTACGTTACTCATGCTGATCATTCGAGAACGCCAGAGACAAAGTCGGATGAAGGCCAGACGATTGCAAGAAAAGGTCCTCCACACCCACAATAACAAGCTAATTGTGTTTAGTGGAAGAATGATAGCTAAGTAAAACCACACGACGGAGTAGATTTTCTCGTTAAACACATTGATGGGCAAAACACAGCGGCATATGTAAGTCCTCAGGCCTCCTTGCATGGCTGCGCGTACCTGGCATAAAGTCTGTAATGGGAAACGTGGGGAAACCCACCAATTACCATCTTCTATCAGGCGGCTGAAGATCTCGAAACCGTGTCGGAAATATCCTTTTCCCATAAAGGAGCTGAGAAGCAAGAACTGTAAGCCCACATTGAGGACATAGAGGAATTTCACAAGTATGTACAAGAGGCACAAGTAACGGCTCGGGCCAGGAGAATAGCGACAACCCACGACAGGCAATCGACACGATGGGTCCGTGCACCAGCCGGCACTTCCATTCACCAGTGTGTGGAACTGCTCCACGAATTCTGCCAGCAAAGATTCCCGCTGTTGGCAGCCAGGGGGTATGGCCGCGATGTCAGAAGCTCGCTTGAGGAGACGACGTAGTTTCACCCCAGCGTTATGAGCACAGGCACTCCACATGATGAAAGGTAAATGAAAGCACACTCCTTGTACCATCAGAATTAATGGCGACCATTGGTAGTAACTGACGTGTACTCGCCGTAACTTATCTTTCTGTATCGAGAACATGTCAAAACCGCTATAATCCAACTCTTCTGGGATAACTCGGGGATCGGGGGGCTGCACGGGAGGATTAACCAAGTCCTCTTCGTCATCGGCTGCGACCAGGTAGTAAGTGGACGCTGTCCAGCAGTAGCTGTTGACGTAACGAGCCTGGGCATCGGTAAAGTAGGTGGGAGTAAAACATTCGATAGGCTCTCCAATGTACTGCTTGGTGAAAATGGGCAGAGCAAGAAAGAGGAAGACGATGGACGTGTACTTTCTGTTTAACTTGTCGATCCCGTCGTCGATGGGGACATGAAGACCTCCGATCAGGTCGTGGAAGCGTAACAGGTACGACATATCGCCGTTCACGTGTTAGTTCCGATCTGTTACCTTGTCGATCACCTGGACTAGAATAAAAGGAGACTATCTTCAAAGAGCGACGACTGCCGTGTCCACCGACTGTGTACCACGGAATATGACACCACTGGCCTTGGTCAGCCTGGTTTCCACGGAAATCTCGCTGAATTCTTCGGTAAGCCAGCGATAACGAGCCAAACTGGTCAACACTAGCCGTGAGAAACGCCCTTTTGAGCATGGCCGGCATCAGCCGTTCACCTgaagtgaaacaaaataaataattaaattctataAAATCAACCCACTAGATCGTGGAAAAAATCAaggaaaattataatacatttttcgGATAACTACACTCGCATACACCTTTAAATATCTACTTGTAGAGGTAGATCACTAATGATCTAAAGTTAATTCTCCCCGAGAAACCGTGGATGTTAGTTATTTGTACGTCAGTAAAGGTATAAAAGTGTCATGTCAGCTGATATTACTGGACATGCTGACCTGTCCATCTAATCAGTAGTTTGAGAGAAAGTGCCGATACAAAAGAAGACATTGATTAGGATTACGCCAGATTTAACGTCAAAAAGCGACGATACTGAACAATAACTGATGAACGACCTGCTGAATCAACGGAAAATAAGCGTAAGGCAGTCTATGTATAGGTTTATTGGTTTTtttaacttcgcacaaagctactcaagggctaactgcgctagccgtccctaatttagcagtgtaaggctagaggaaaggcaactagtaatcactatccaccgctaactcttgggctactcttttaccaacgaataatgggattgactgtcactttatatcgcccccacggctgaaagggcaagcatgtttggtgcgaccgggattcgagcccgtgaccctcagattacgagtcgaacgccttaacccatctggccatgcggggccttataatttaatattaccgCTTTAAGGTATATCTATTTTTAACCAATTTTAATCAACTTTGGAACAGGTAATATAACCAAGTTTTTGTATTTTCCGAACTTCTTTCTAATTTAAAAGTCatgaaaaaattaactaaaaataggTATCGACTTGAAAGATTATAACTTATACTcttcatttaaatttttgtacTGTTAGTTGCgatttgtgttttaattaaagcTTCTGAAGAAACTGTAAAGCCGAACATTGAGTGTCTAAGTAAGCATTTTAGTAGTATAAGCTTTTTTGACTTTTAGTGCTAGCAAACtgtttttagagaaaaaaatactCTTGCTATTTAAAGGTAAAGTCAGAAAATCACACTAgtaaatcattattaataaacaacgTAAAAAGACCTACATGTATTGGCGGACCCACCAAATGAATTTCCCGTAGTTAGATTACTCTTATAACATAAGCATCATTACGGCACTACTTACAACCTACCCCTCTGTCAGATTAGTTAATGCACACCATTTCGATTTTAATTAATGGAGGACTTTGAGcgagtaattatttttatatattagtaaagtcAGGTAATTAAATCGGCAGAAAGGTCACGACCATCGTTCCGAGCTGTGCAACATTAAGCTTGGT
This genomic window from Tachypleus tridentatus isolate NWPU-2018 chromosome 10, ASM421037v1, whole genome shotgun sequence contains:
- the LOC143229503 gene encoding innexin unc-9-like — its product is MSYLLRFHDLIGGLHVPIDDGIDKLNRKYTSIVFLFLALPIFTKQYIGEPIECFTPTYFTDAQARYVNSYCWTASTYYLVAADDEEDLVNPPVQPPDPRVIPEELDYSGFDMFSIQKDKLRRVHVSYYQWSPLILMVQGVCFHLPFIMWSACAHNAGVKLRRLLKRASDIAAIPPGCQQRESLLAEFVEQFHTLVNGSAGWCTDPSCRLPVVGCRYSPGPSRYLCLLYILVKFLYVLNVGLQFLLLSSFMGKGYFRHGFEIFSRLIEDGNWWVSPRFPLQTLCQVRAAMQGGLRTYICRCVLPINVFNEKIYSVVWFYLAIILPLNTISLLLWVWRTFSCNRLAFIRLCLWRSRMISMSNVARASKKISSSYLGWDGTFVLRLVEHNQGSAMATVVVGKLWEFYSSQLKAQDEGGGDVEMASMPTAMPSAPSSSWHSCHAGACHGGQYSNQTMPSAKRAAPGGYWGKCS